One Marasmius oreades isolate 03SP1 chromosome 7, whole genome shotgun sequence genomic window, TTTTCATCCTCGGTGCTGTCGAATTGAATATGAACTGAGGGTCCCTTCTCTTTGAGAATTTGTATGGCTGTCGGAATGGAGTCATGTCGAAAACCTCGTGTTGCAGAATAGATTAGCACTCGTGTTGAGGGTTCGGAATCGTCAGCGGAAGAATGGCCTGCGTAAAGGAGCATTGACAAATAAGCGAAAAGCGTGAAGGGGTGCCGATACAGCGTGAACATAATCGTGCTGAGTAGAGAAACAGAATCGCTTGTGCAAGAATTTATAATCTGGGTCTGGTGCAGGGGAGATTATTCTCCATTTGGGACGGTTTTCACTGACATAGATCATCATTCCGGAGTGCCCTGAGTTCTTCTAAAACTGTTAGCTGACAAGAGTCCTGATACCAGAAATAGGAACAGAAATGACACGCTGTAAACCGAAGAAAGGGTCCTGGAGTATGAGAATATGAAGAAGGGCCATGTAAGTAAAGCGACTTGAAAGCGACACTATCGAAGGTCACTGTCAGAAGGAAAGATCACGCTGGCGTCATGTGATTTAGCTTGCGAGCGCCGAGCGTCCGGCGCAGGTGGACGCGTTGTCTTCTGTAAGTTGTAACCATGGTCAGTAACATCTTCTCAGTCGTTTTCTCGAATGTTAATATTGTAAATGTACTATCGTAGGCTGCTACAACACAGATAACAGCTGGGACTTCCGAATTACGGGATATAACCAAGATGGagcgtataggtacgtcccTCAAGTTTTTTTCCAGGTCGTGTTGCGCGTCTCATAGTGAACGGACCACTCCAGGCGTTCACTCCCATATTCAAGGTCTAGGTCTCGATGATCGTTTGGAACCTCGTGCGAACAGTCAAGGAATGGTTGGACAGGCGAAAGCACGAAAAGCAGCAGGGATGATTCTTAAAATGGTGCAAGAAGGACGAATAGCCGGACGCGCAATGCTGTTTGCTGGCCCACCGTCAACAGGTAAAACTGCTATAGCCCTTGGTAAGTTTTTTAACGCGTTGGTTCGTAAATTAACCAGCTGAGTTTGTCCTCACTGATAGGAATGGCACAAACACTCGGAAACGACGTACCTTTCACGATGATCGCTGCGAGCGAAGTTTTCTCATTGTCTATGTCAAAAACGGAGGCTCTCACTCAAGCATTCCGAAGAAGTATTGGCGTTAGGATAAAAGAAGAGACAGAGTTAATAGAGGGAGAGGTGGTTGAGATTCAGATTGACAGAAGTTTGACTGGGGTGCGTTAATTCCCTCTCGAGGTTTTCCTTTGATTCAACCCTTAATTTTGATAGGCTACCAAAACTGGAAAGCTTACAATCAAGACAACCGACATGGAGACCATTTACGACTTGGGCACCAAAATGATTGACGCGCTGTCGAAAGAAAAAGTGTTAGCAGGGGACGTGATCGCCATCGACAAGACCTCAGGGAAGGTTTCGAAACTCGGTCGTTCGTTCGCGCGTTCAAGAGATTATGATGCTATGGGCTCGGATGTACGTTTCGCTCCTTGCAATATAAGGTTCTGCCTCTTAGTAAGGTCATGTTCTTCAGACCAGATTCGTCCAATGTCCCGATGGAGAAATACAAAAACGCAAGGAAGTCGTGCACACCGTTTCTTTGCACGAAATCGACGTGATAAACAGCCGGACGCAAGGTTTTCTTGCACTGTTTGCCGGAGACACTGGAGAGATCAAACCGGAGCTGAGGAATCAAATTAACACAAAAGTAGCGGAATGGAGGGAAGAGGGCAAGGCAGAGATCATTCCTGGGGTGAATAGGCTTCCTTTCTCATTCATTCTAATTCGCCACTGATCTATCATCGCAGGTTTTATTCATCGACGAAGTTCACATGCTAGACATTGAATGCTTCTCATTTTTAAATCGTGCTCTTGAGAATGAGTTGTCACCTCTCGTTATCATGGCCAGTAACAGAGGGATGGCTCGCATACGTGGGACCAACGTGAGAAGTCCTCACGGGCTTCCGGTCGATTTACTTGACCGTGTTCTCATTGTTAGCACGAAACCGTACACGGGTGAAGATATTGAACAAATAATTCAGATCAGGTTTGCCTGATTCCATGTTACTTCTTTTCTATTGGCTCAACACTGCTTTCTTTTGAAGGTGTCAGGAGGAGGACGTAACGCTCTCACCAGACGCGGCCACACTTCTTACCCAGATGTCTATGGAAACAACGCTTCGTTATACTCTGAACCTCATCTCATGTGCTCAAGTCGtagcgaggaagaggaagtcgGAGGAAGTGGACGTGAATGATTTGCGTAGAGCGTATACCTACTTCATGGACGAGAAAAGGAGTGTTCAGTGGCTGAAGGAGCAACAAGGCACGCTGGTTTTTGAGGAGATTGGCGAAGTCGCGGAAGATGATAGGATGGTGATGGATTCATAGCGGTCTGGTTACACTTCCAGCTGAGTGAGAAGGACTCCCTCTCTGTTCCTACCGCGTTTTCTGTTCCAACTTTTGTAGACCACCGTACGTGGAGCGCCTTGCATATCAAGTACTTAACCTACAAGTAGTTGCTGTACAGTCGCGTTGCGTCACGCCTCTCTGTCATCTCAAGTGACGTAGATAGCTACGCTTTTACGCTTTTTCCAACGATGATGATAATTAGCCTCCATGCGATTGGCTGTCAGTCGGTATCTAAAGGTCTCGACTCTTTGATATCTGTTTCTGGGAACAACATTCACTTCTATACTATCCTCTGGCCACATCAAGATGGCTGCGAAAACGATTGCCGTTCTCGATGAATCTGAGCTTGTCGATGGCCAAATGTGCGTACGGTTTTGTTAGTCTCGACTGTCTTGTTGATGGTGAATGGCCAATGACTGGATGACAGGAAAGAAGTCGAGTTTGAGAAAGGGAAGGTTTTATTATCCCGCATTGGAGATAAGATACACGCTACCAGCGCATTTTGCACACATTATGGTGCACCGTTAGTTAAAGGAGTCCTCACGGCCGACGGAAGGATAGTCTGGTACGTTCAATCCCCTCTATTGACTTGGTAATTTCGTTATGTATCCTGGGTCATAGCCCCTGGCATGGAGGTTTGCATATCCTCGTCCGTCAATCATTTACCTGTCTAATCTGTGTTCATAGCATGCTTCGACATTTGCACTGGAGATATCGGTACGTCCGCCAATATACAATAACCGCATATGTACAGCTTGCCGACCTTTTGATGCTAGAGGACGCACCGGCACCCTCTGCCATTCATTCATTCGGGGCACACGTTATGGATGGGAAGATTCATGTTACCGCCAACCCACAGCTCACTTTGAAGGACAACAAGTCCAGGCCTCCTAAACTTTCAACGGCGGGTTTCGATTCAGTCGGGAAAGGCACGGTGATCATTGGTGGAGGCTCAGGCGCGTTCCAGGCTGTCGAAAGTCTGCGAGAGGTGAGAGGACCCCTCTTGGAGAACTAACAACGATTGATGATCGTGATACTGTCATTCCCAAAAGCATGGATACAAATTTCCCATAACAATTATTTCGAAGGAGCCTCACACACCTATCGACCGGTAGGGTCATCACACCTCCTTGATGGGTGTATCTGACTGCGGTCCTGATTTTTAGAACTAAGCTTAGTAAAAGCTTGATGACAGATGCTTCCAAATTGGAGTGGAAGACATCCGCAGACCTCAAAATCAAGTATGGCGTCAATCTGCGAATCGGTGTGGTCTGTTCCGGTTTCTCCTGTGCACGGCCCAGTCCTCGAACTAACGTTCATATCAGGAAGTAACTTCGGTCGATTTACAGAATAAGAAAGTCGTCCTTGACAATGGTAAAGATTATGTTGCGTACGAGAAACTGGTCATCGCCTCCGGTGGTACACCCAGGAGGTTGCCTATTCCAGGATCTGACTTTGAGAACGTCTATACATTCCGAGGCGTCCAAGACTCTCAGCGCGTCGATGCTGGTAGGACAATGTCCTTATTGTTGGACAAGGTGCTGACATTACCTCAATTTAGCTGCACAGGAAGGAAAGAGGGTTGTGATCATCGGCAGCTCCTTCATTGGTATGGAGATTGCGGTTGCCATCGCAAAACGAAAGCTGGCGTCCATCGACATTGTTGGGATGGAAGAGTATCCTTTTGAGACAATACTAGGGAAGGAAGTGGGTGCTGGCATTCAAAAGGTAACAGCTCTAATCTTTTCTACGTTCACGAGCTCATCGCCTGACGACAGTTCCATGAATCGCAAGGCGTCAAGTTCCacatgaagacgaagattgaCAAGATCGTCCCACAAGAAGATAATCCATCTCTTGCTGGCGGCGTCGTGGTCAATGGAGAGACAATCCCAGCTGATTTTGTGATCATGGGTACGGGTGTCGCGCCAGCCACTGAATTCCTTAAAGGCAGTGGAATAGAACTGGAGAAAGACGGGGCTATCCAAGTAGACGAATATCTTCGGGTGGTCAAACTTCCTCAAGAAATCAAGGGTGTCTTCGCCATCGGTATGGTTTCCTATATCGCTCAAGCCACTGTGGAAAcaatctttttctttttgtcaGGTGACGTGGCACTGTTCCCACAGAATGAGGAGAATGTCCGGATTGAACACTGGAATGTACGTATATTCGCTATCAGCTCGGCTCAGCTGAGGCGAGCGCTCTCATTCGTCAGGTTGCTGGGAATCACGGAAGAGCCATCGGTAAAACGATCGCTCGCAGCCCTCAACCTTTTGTCAAGACCCCTGTTTTCTGGAGTGCCCGTGCGTCCTTAATACACTTCTTTCAGCCCGTTAGCTTACTACCCACTTTCTCAGAGGGGCAAGCATTGCGGTACTGTGGATATAGTGTAGGCTATGACGATGTCGTTATCAAAGGAGATCCAGGTGACCTGAAGGTGTGATGACCAGCAATTTCTGGTCCGGTTTTCGATTGCTGATAGATAGTATTCGACGGTAGTTCATTGCATATTATGTGAACAAAGGAAAAATCGTGGCCGTTGCAAGGTTAGTAAAGGCTGTCCATGCTGTCCACGGGCTTGGGGCGTGTTTGACTGACTCCTCTATTTCGCCCAGCATGCAAAATGATCCAGTGGTCAGCAAAGCGTCGGAATTACTCAGATTGGGGCTGATGCCCTCACCAGAAGACGTCAAGGGCGGCAAGGTGCGTACACAAGTATTCGAGATGTAGCATTTAGGTATTCACTTCCTCGCGTTCCAGGATCTCTTGACGGTCGACATTTCAACTGCCAGTGCTTTACCCAAAGTGGCTTGATGGTCGAAATGAAGAGAATCGCAACGGACGATGTCTGTTTGTACTTTCAGTGTAAAATTACATTGCTTTCCCGAAGGCCGACCTTCTTGTCGGATCTTGAACAGGAAGTCGAGACGCTGATCGGGACCAGCTCTCCGTACTTTGTGGAAAGGTCGATAGCTGTTCCAGAGTTCCCGAGTCCTCAGTCCTGAGTGCAACACATGACATAAGTTCGCCGACACTTTCATTCATGAAATTTTCAAAACTAGGATCATTTATGTATGGTCAAAATAGACAGTAAACTTGAAATGGCAGTCGCACCTGGCGTGCGGGTATCCAAACAACGACAACTAGGGTATCTTTACGGTCAAGGGTGGGAGACTCGGGAGTCGGTGAGATACAAGATACAACGGCAGCTTACGTCTTTGGGAGGGACTTGGTTCCCGAAGCTAGCAGGCCAGAAGCCCGATTtccagaaaaaaaaattaatATTTGGAGTTTGCCGAATCCACAAGAAAACAGAGCTGAAGAGGCCGTTCGGCGATGATAACGTGTTGTAATTTGAAGGATTGGTGGCACTGTGCCATTGTAGTAGGAAAAATAAAGACAAACAAGAGACCTCCATACCCAGCTGCTACCCTTTTCCTCATCCCTCCCCGAACTCCTACCACGTCGAACGCAAGATTGCAATCGCCCAAACGATGTCGACGGTAGTTCAGCACCTGCCTCCACAAAT contains:
- the RVB2 gene encoding RuvB-like protein 2, whose product is MAATTQITAGTSELRDITKMERIGVHSHIQGLGLDDRLEPRANSQGMVGQAKARKAAGMILKMVQEGRIAGRAMLFAGPPSTGKTAIALGMAQTLGNDVPFTMIAASEVFSLSMSKTEALTQAFRRSIGVRIKEETELIEGEVVEIQIDRSLTGATKTGKLTIKTTDMETIYDLGTKMIDALSKEKVLAGDVIAIDKTSGKVSKLGRSFARSRDYDAMGSDTRFVQCPDGEIQKRKEVVHTVSLHEIDVINSRTQGFLALFAGDTGEIKPELRNQINTKVAEWREEGKAEIIPGVLFIDEVHMLDIECFSFLNRALENELSPLVIMASNRGMARIRGTNVRSPHGLPVDLLDRVLIVSTKPYTGEDIEQIIQIRCQEEDVTLSPDAATLLTQMSMETTLRYTLNLISCAQVVARKRKSEEVDVNDLRRAYTYFMDEKRSVQWLKEQQGTLVFEEIGEVAEDDRMVMDS